ATTAGAATTCATCTCGTCATCCTGAATCAGTCGCGTATGCCAATTGCATGAACGGCCGGCGCGTCTTCGCTGGCGGGCCGCTGCGGCTTGCCCTGTTCGTTCGCTGTCTCCAGTTGGGGTAATTGTGAAGCGTCCCGGTCTTCCCGCATCGTCCGCGATGCGTCCGCAGTCCCATCGGCATCGTCATCGCGCGCGCCTGCAGCGCGCCGCATTCGTGCTGGTTCTGGCCGGCGCCGTCACGCTGGCCGCGTGTTCGAAGAAGGAAGCCGCGGCGCCCGAGCCGCGTCCGGTGGTAGCCGTCGCCGTGCACGCGGACGGCAGCGCCACGCAGGCGGCATCCTTGCCTGGCGAAGTGCAGGCGCGCTATTCGACGCCGCTGTCGTTTCGCGTCGGCGGCAAGGTCGTCGAGCGGCGCGTGCGTCTCGGCGATGTCGTGAAGAACGGGCAGATTGTCGCCCGCCTCGATCCGGCGGACGCGCAGAAGAATGCCGCGAGCGCGCAGGCGCAATTCGCCGCCGCGCAACACGCTCTCGTGTATGCGAAGCAGCAACTCGATCGCGATCAGGCGCAGGCCAAAGAAAACCTGATCGCGCCCGCGCAACTCGAACAGACCACCAATGCGTACGCATCCGCTGTCGCGCAGCGCGATCAAGCCGCGCAGCAGGCAGCGTTGTCGAAAGACCAGTTGCAATACACCACGCTCGCCGCCGATCACGCCGGCGTGATTACCGCCGAACAGGCCGACACGGGCCAGAATGTCTCCGCGGGCCAGGCCGTCTACAACCTCGCGTGGAGTGGCGATATCGACGTAGTGTGCGACGTGCCGGAAAGCGCGCTCGCCGCGCTCTCGGTCGGGCAAACCGCCAACGTCACGCTCGCCGCGCTGCCGGGGCGCAAATTCACGGCACGCGTGCGCGAACTGTCGCCCGCCGCCGACCCGCAAAGCCGCACCTATCGCGCCAAACTCACGCTCGACAATCCTGGGTCAGACGTGCGCCTCGGCATGACCGCGGATATCGAACTCGCCGCGCCGGCTAACGTCTCGGCCGATCAGCACGGCTCGTTCACCGTGCCCGCCACGGCGTTGTTCCATGATGGCACGCAGCCCGCCGTGTGGATCGTGCGCGCCGCGGATAACGCGCTGGAACTGCGCCGCGTGACGGTCACGCGTTACAACGAGCGCACCGTGGTGATCGGTCAGGGCCTCAAGGACGGCGAACGCGTCGTGCTGCAAGGCGTGCATACGGTGACCGCCGGCGAAAAAGTCCGCGCGATTGCGCCGCTGCATCCCGAGGACTTCGCTTCATGAGCACCCCGCATGAAGAAGGACGCTTCAACCTGTCCGCATGGGCGCTGCGCCACCAGGCGCTGGTGGTTTTCCTGATCGCGCTCGCGACCGCCTTCGGCATCCTCGCCTATACGCGGCTCGCACAATCCGAAGATCCGCCCTTCACGTTCCGCGTGATGGTGATCCGCACCTTCTGGCCGGGCGCCACCGCGCGCCAGATGCAGGAACAGGTCACGGACCGCATCGGCCGCAAATTGCAGGAGACGCCCGCCATCGACTTCGTGCGCAGCTACTCGCGCCCCGGTGAATCGCTGATGTTCTTCTCGATGAAGGACTCGGCGCCGGTCAAGGACGTGCCCGAGACCTGGTATCAGGTACGCAAGAAAGTCGGCGACATCGCGGCGACGCTGCCGCAAGGCATTCAAGGCCCGTTCTTCAACGACGAATTCGGCGACGTCTACACCAACATCTACACGCTCGAAGGGGACGGCTTCTCTCCCGCACAACTGCACGACTACGCGGACCAGTTGCGCACGGTGCTGCTGCGCGTGCCGGGCGTCGGCAAGGTCGATTATTTCGGCGATCCGGACCAGCACATCTACATCGAGATCGCCAACACGCAACTCACGCGCCTCGGCATCTCGCCGCAACAACTCGGCCAGGCCATCAATTCGCAGAACAGCGTCTCGCAAGCCGGCACGCTGACCACCTCCGACGACCGCGTGTTCGTGCGCCCCACCGGCCAGTTCAAGGACGTCAACGCGCTCGCCGACACACTGATTCGCATCAACAACCGTTCGTTCCGTCTCGGCGATATCGCCACGATCAAGCGCGGCTACGACGATCCGGTCGCCACGCAGATGCGCGCCGGCGGCAAGGCCGTGCTCGGCATCGGCGTGACAATGCAGCCGGGCGGCGACGTGATCCGTCTCGGCAAGGCGCTCGATCAGCAGATGGTGCAGTTGCGAAAGGCGCTGCCCGCCGGCCTGCAACTGGTCGAAGTGTCGAGCATGCCGAACGCGGTCGAGCATTCGGTCGACGACTTTCTCGAAGCCGTCGCCGAAGCGGTGGCGATCGTGCTGGTGGTGAGCCTGGTGTCGCTCGGCGTGCGCACCGGCATGGTGGTCGTGATCTCGATCCCGGTGGTGCTTGCCGTCACCGCCTTGTGCATGTATCTGTTCGACATCGGCCTGCACAAGGTGTCGCTTGGCACGCTAGTGCTCGCCCTGGGGCTGCTCGTCGACGACGCGATCATCGCGGTCGAGATGATGTCGGTAAAGCTGGAGCAAGGCTGGAACCGCACGCGCGCTGCGGCCTATGCGTACACCAGCACCGCGTTCCCGATGCTGACCGGCACGCTCGTCACCGTCGCCGGTTTTCTGCCGATCGCGTTGGCCAAGTCGAGCACCGGCGAATACACGCGCTCGATTTTCGAAGTGTCGGCGATCGCGCTGATCGCCTCGTGGCTCGCCGCGGTGGTGCTGATTCCGCTGCTCGGCTATCACCTGCTGCCCGAGCGCAAACGCGAGGCGCACGAAACTCATCTGCCCGACGATCACGAGCACGACATCTACGACACGCGTTTCTATCGGCGCCTGCGCGGCTGGATCGGCTGGTGCATCGAGCGGCGCTTCGTCGTGCTGGCGATCACCGTCGTGCTGTTCGTGCTGGCCATGGCGGGTTTCGCGCTGGTGCCGCAGCAGTTCTTCCCGAGTTCGGACCGTCCCGAGTTGCTGGTGGACGTGCGCCTGCCCGAAGGCGCGTCGTTCGAAGCCACGTTGCGCGAGGCCCAGCGGCTGGAAAAAGCGCTGGTCGGCCGCCCGGAAATCGATCATACGGTCGACTTCGTCGGCACCGGCGCGCCGCGTTTCTATCTGCCGCTCGATCAGCAATTGCCGCAACCCAATTTCGCGCAGTTCGTGATCACGGCGAAGTCGGTGAAGGATCGCGAAAAGCTCGCGCAATGGCTCGAACCGGAATTGCGCAACAACTTTCCGGCGATTCGCACGCGCCTGTCGCGCCTCGAGAATGGGCCGCCCGTCGGCTATCCGGTGCAGTTCCGCGTGAGCGGCGACGATATCGCCACCGTGCGCTCGATCGCCGAGCGCGTCGCCGCGACCATGCGTTCGGACCGCGGCACCAGCAACGTCCAGTTCGATTGGGACGAACCCGCCGAGCGCTCGGTGCGTTTCGAAGTCGATCAGAAGAAAGCGCGCGAACTCGGCGTGAGCTCCGACGACATTTCGAGCTTCCTCGCGATGACGCTCTCCGGCTACACCGTCACGCAGTATCGCGAACGCGACAAACTGATCAGCGTCGATCTGCGCGCGCCGAAGGCGGAGCGCGTCGATCCCGCGCAACTCGTCACGCTAGCGATGCCCACGCCGAACGGTCCCGTGCCGCTCGGCACGCTCGGCCATTTGCGCAACGACCTCGAATACGGCGTGATCTGGGAACGCGACCGTCAGCCGACCCTCACCGTGCAATCCGACGTCGCGCCCGGCGCGCAAGGCATCGACGTCACGCATGCGGTGGACAAGGCGCTGGGCCCGATTCGCGCCACCCTGCCGGTCGGCTATCGGATCGAGATCGGCGGCGCGGTCGAGGAAAGCGGCAAGGGTCAAACGTCGATCAACGCGCAGATGCCGATCATGATCATCGCCGTGCTCACGCTGCTGATGATCCAGCTGCAAAGTTTCGCACGCGTGTTGATGGTCGTGCTGACCGCGCCACTCGGGCTGATCGGTGTGGTGCTCACGCTGCTGCTGTTCGGCCAGCCGTTCGGCTTTGTCGCGATGCTCGGCGTGATCGCGATGTTCGGCATCATCATGCGCAACTCGGTGATCCTGGTCGATCAGATCGAACAGGACATTGCGTCGGGACATAAGCGTTTCGATGCAATCGTCGGCGCGACCGTGCGGCGCTTCCGGCCGATCACGCTGACCGCGGCCGCCGCCGTGCTCGCGCTGATTCCGCTGCTGCGCTCGAACTTCTTCGGCCCGATGGCGACCGCGCTGATGGGCGGCATTACGAGCGCCACCATCCTCACGCTGTTCTATCTGCCCGCGCTGTACGCCGTATCGTTCCGCGTGCGTACCGATGAACGCGAGCCGCAGACGCCGTCCGCGTCCGGCACGACGCATACGGGAAATTGAGCATGGCCACTTTCGTCTTCTCCCGATACTCGCGCATCGCCGCCCTCACCGGCATGGCATGCACGCTCGCCGCCTGCTCGTTCGGGCCGAGCGGCGAGCCGCCCGCGATGCCGCAACCGGCGCACTACGGCGCACAGGCGCAGCCGACGCAAACCGTGCCCGCGCAAGGCGTCACGCAGCAGTTCGTGGTCGGCGCGAAGCCGGTGCCCGAATGGTGGAAGCTGTATCAGTCGGACGCGCTGAACGCGCTCGTCGATGAAGGCCTGCGCAACAGCCCAACGCTCGCCGCGACCGACAAGAGCCTCGCCGCCGCGCGTGAGCAGTTGCGCGCGCAGATCGGCAGTTCGCTGTTGCCGACCATCGACCTGGGCGGCCAGGCGACTCGCAATCGCGCGTTGGCGATCCCCGAGATCGGACCGAACACGTTTCTATACAACATCTTCGTCGGTCAATTGCAGGCGCACTATACGTTCGACCTGTTCGGTGCCGCGCGTCTGGCCGACGCGGCGCTCGCGGCGCGCGTCAACGTTCAGGCGTATCAGTTCGACGCCGCGCGCCGCGCGCTGGCCGCCAATATCGTGACCGCCGCGATCACCAGCGCCGCGCTGCATGCGCAGATCGAGACGACCGAACGGCTCGTGACGATCGCCAACGATCAGGCTCGCGATACGCAGCGGCGCTATGCATTGGGCGCGGTTTCGCATGCCGATCAGTTGAGCGCGCAGCAAAGCGCGGCCAGTCTGTCCGCGAGTTTGCCGGGGCTGAAGCAGCAATGGCTGAGCACGCGTCACGCGTTGGCGGTGCTGCTGGGCCGCACGCCGGATGCGGCGCCGGACGATCTCGAACTCGCGCAGTTGCATGTGCCTGAACAGGTGCCCGTGGTGGTGCCCTCGGAACTGCTGCGCGCGCGTCCCGACATCCAGGCCGCCGATGCCGCCTTGAAGGCCGCGGCGGCCGATGTCGGCGTCGCCACGGCGCAGATGTTCCCGAGCCTGTCGTTGAGCGCGTCGATGGGACAAGGCGGCTTTAGCTGGCCGGTGGCGCTCTCCGGCGCGGGCGCGATCTGGAGCATCGGCGCGGCGCTGTCGCAGCCGCTGTTTCATGGCGGCGCCCTGTTCGCGCAACGGCGCGCGGCGGTCGATACGTACGATGCCACGGTCTCGCAGTACAAACAGACGGTATTGGCCGCGTTCCAGAATGTCGCCGACACGCTCGCCGCGCTCGAGCACGACTCGCAGGCGCTCGATGCCGCGAACATTGCCGCGCGTTCGGCGCAAGGTATCTTCGACGAAACCTCAGGGCGCTATCGGCTGGGTGCGGTGCCTATTGCGTCAGCGCGTTCGAGTGAGCAGCAGTTTCGCAACGCGCAGCTCGATGAGATCCGCTACACGAGCGCGCGCTTGACGGATACGGCGGCGTTGTTCCAGGCGATGGGGAATCCGCCGCTTGAATCGGCGGCGTCTTCCGCAAACGCAGCGACCGCGGCTTCGGCGTCGGCGGTTCCGGCGGCGAACGCGGGCGTTGTCGATTAGCTAAACCTGGGATTCCGTACTGATCGCCACGGACTTATCCCCACTTTTTGTTGATGAGCCTGTTGAAAACTATCTGACAAGCAGGCTAACACCTTGAACGCATGGGGAATTGTGTGTGCGGTACGGAATGAACCAGCGGGCGTTGAACGATGGCTTTTTCACTCAACGAAGACCCTGGGAGGCCTCAACGTTATCCCCAGTTTGTGTTGACAGGGTTGTTGATAACTCCGGGGCTACACGGTTAACTGCTTGACCCGAATGGGTTTGTTACTTGAGGTGCCGGTGGATGCAGCGGGGTCAAGTGCCGCGGGGATGACTGGCGGTGCTGCAGTTTATCCACAGAGCGTGTTGACAGGGCTGTTGATAACGCCAGGAGATCCCACCTAAGTACTTGACCCCGCACCACATTCACCCCCAGACGCATTTAACGCCGCCCCACATCAATAAACACTCGCCTCACCCGCCGGCCGATTCTTGAACCGCTTGTGCACCCAATAGTATTGGTCAGGAATCCGCCTCACCTGCGTCTCGAGAAACTCGGTGATACGCCGCGCGTCAACCGCCGCGTCGTCGGACGGAAAATCGCTCAACGCTTCGAAAATACTCAGCTTGTATCCGCGATAATCCGGCAGCACTTCGGTCACGAACGGCACCACCCGCGCATTCGCCGCGCGCGCCATCCGCGAGACGGATGTGAGCGTGCAGGCTGGCACGCCGAAGAACGGCACGAACACCGAATCGCGTAAGCCGAAATCCATATCCGCGGCGAGCATCACCGGCTTGCCGTCGCGCAGCGCGCGCAACGCGCGTCGCACACTATCGCTGCGCGGAATCATCTCCGTGCCGAAGCGACCGCGCTGCCGCTTGGCCATCGCATCGAGCAGGAGGTTCGACATCGGCGTGTAGAGCGAGGCGACCGGATGCCGCGTCGAATACATCATGCAGCCCGCCTCGATGCCGACGAAATGGAAGCCGACGAAAATCGTCGGCTGCCCCGCCATGTCGGACAGATCGATCGCGCTCTCCACTTCGACGAGCCGCGCCAGCGCCTGCGCATTGCCGAACCATTGCGGCCCGCGCTCGACATAGCTGCGGATCACGTGACAAAAGTGCGCGCGCGCCAGACGTTCGCGCGCCTCGTCGCTCATGTCCGGGAAACACAGCTTCAGATTGGTATGCACGACGCGCCGGCGCGTGCTGGGAATGCGGTACAGCAAGGCGCCGATACCGGTGCCAATTCGCGCGACGACGCTATACGGCATAAAAGCAAACGCGCGCAGCAGACCTGTCATCAGACAGATCAGGATTCGACTTTTCACAAGGCGGGACCCGGTGGATGCTGGATGGCAAACACGCCGTCCGTGGCAACCTCAACGTTGCCGGCGGACGAAGTGACATACGCGCGCGTCATACCGGGTCTCGCGCGGCGCGGAATTCGAGAATGGACGTCTCGCTCGCGGCGAGACGCAGCGGTGCCGGAGGCCGACACCGTTTAGGGATCGGGCGTCCTTCAGGACCCTTGAGAAAAGCACCGCCGGCGTGATTAAAACACACCGCG
The nucleotide sequence above comes from Paraburkholderia aromaticivorans. Encoded proteins:
- a CDS encoding efflux RND transporter periplasmic adaptor subunit, whose translation is MRPQSHRHRHRARLQRAAFVLVLAGAVTLAACSKKEAAAPEPRPVVAVAVHADGSATQAASLPGEVQARYSTPLSFRVGGKVVERRVRLGDVVKNGQIVARLDPADAQKNAASAQAQFAAAQHALVYAKQQLDRDQAQAKENLIAPAQLEQTTNAYASAVAQRDQAAQQAALSKDQLQYTTLAADHAGVITAEQADTGQNVSAGQAVYNLAWSGDIDVVCDVPESALAALSVGQTANVTLAALPGRKFTARVRELSPAADPQSRTYRAKLTLDNPGSDVRLGMTADIELAAPANVSADQHGSFTVPATALFHDGTQPAVWIVRAADNALELRRVTVTRYNERTVVIGQGLKDGERVVLQGVHTVTAGEKVRAIAPLHPEDFAS
- a CDS encoding efflux RND transporter permease subunit, producing MSTPHEEGRFNLSAWALRHQALVVFLIALATAFGILAYTRLAQSEDPPFTFRVMVIRTFWPGATARQMQEQVTDRIGRKLQETPAIDFVRSYSRPGESLMFFSMKDSAPVKDVPETWYQVRKKVGDIAATLPQGIQGPFFNDEFGDVYTNIYTLEGDGFSPAQLHDYADQLRTVLLRVPGVGKVDYFGDPDQHIYIEIANTQLTRLGISPQQLGQAINSQNSVSQAGTLTTSDDRVFVRPTGQFKDVNALADTLIRINNRSFRLGDIATIKRGYDDPVATQMRAGGKAVLGIGVTMQPGGDVIRLGKALDQQMVQLRKALPAGLQLVEVSSMPNAVEHSVDDFLEAVAEAVAIVLVVSLVSLGVRTGMVVVISIPVVLAVTALCMYLFDIGLHKVSLGTLVLALGLLVDDAIIAVEMMSVKLEQGWNRTRAAAYAYTSTAFPMLTGTLVTVAGFLPIALAKSSTGEYTRSIFEVSAIALIASWLAAVVLIPLLGYHLLPERKREAHETHLPDDHEHDIYDTRFYRRLRGWIGWCIERRFVVLAITVVLFVLAMAGFALVPQQFFPSSDRPELLVDVRLPEGASFEATLREAQRLEKALVGRPEIDHTVDFVGTGAPRFYLPLDQQLPQPNFAQFVITAKSVKDREKLAQWLEPELRNNFPAIRTRLSRLENGPPVGYPVQFRVSGDDIATVRSIAERVAATMRSDRGTSNVQFDWDEPAERSVRFEVDQKKARELGVSSDDISSFLAMTLSGYTVTQYRERDKLISVDLRAPKAERVDPAQLVTLAMPTPNGPVPLGTLGHLRNDLEYGVIWERDRQPTLTVQSDVAPGAQGIDVTHAVDKALGPIRATLPVGYRIEIGGAVEESGKGQTSINAQMPIMIIAVLTLLMIQLQSFARVLMVVLTAPLGLIGVVLTLLLFGQPFGFVAMLGVIAMFGIIMRNSVILVDQIEQDIASGHKRFDAIVGATVRRFRPITLTAAAAVLALIPLLRSNFFGPMATALMGGITSATILTLFYLPALYAVSFRVRTDEREPQTPSASGTTHTGN
- a CDS encoding efflux transporter outer membrane subunit, producing MATFVFSRYSRIAALTGMACTLAACSFGPSGEPPAMPQPAHYGAQAQPTQTVPAQGVTQQFVVGAKPVPEWWKLYQSDALNALVDEGLRNSPTLAATDKSLAAAREQLRAQIGSSLLPTIDLGGQATRNRALAIPEIGPNTFLYNIFVGQLQAHYTFDLFGAARLADAALAARVNVQAYQFDAARRALAANIVTAAITSAALHAQIETTERLVTIANDQARDTQRRYALGAVSHADQLSAQQSAASLSASLPGLKQQWLSTRHALAVLLGRTPDAAPDDLELAQLHVPEQVPVVVPSELLRARPDIQAADAALKAAAADVGVATAQMFPSLSLSASMGQGGFSWPVALSGAGAIWSIGAALSQPLFHGGALFAQRRAAVDTYDATVSQYKQTVLAAFQNVADTLAALEHDSQALDAANIAARSAQGIFDETSGRYRLGAVPIASARSSEQQFRNAQLDEIRYTSARLTDTAALFQAMGNPPLESAASSANAATAASASAVPAANAGVVD
- a CDS encoding lipid A biosynthesis lauroyl acyltransferase, whose product is MTGLLRAFAFMPYSVVARIGTGIGALLYRIPSTRRRVVHTNLKLCFPDMSDEARERLARAHFCHVIRSYVERGPQWFGNAQALARLVEVESAIDLSDMAGQPTIFVGFHFVGIEAGCMMYSTRHPVASLYTPMSNLLLDAMAKRQRGRFGTEMIPRSDSVRRALRALRDGKPVMLAADMDFGLRDSVFVPFFGVPACTLTSVSRMARAANARVVPFVTEVLPDYRGYKLSIFEALSDFPSDDAAVDARRITEFLETQVRRIPDQYYWVHKRFKNRPAGEASVY